The proteins below are encoded in one region of Streptomyces ficellus:
- a CDS encoding efflux RND transporter periplasmic adaptor subunit, whose amino-acid sequence MTRRRLLVALTVIVVAAGGGAAVTAYSAPEQKSAPKDSGGPSATATVQRGDLTDSSRQTGTLGYAKERRINAGPSGTLTWIAGAGSTIERDERLYEVDGRPVRLMYGSGPMYRTLKPGDEGRDVEELEENLRDLGLGSGLAVDDTYTEGTADAVRRWQESHDLKQTGRVGPDQVAFASGSVRVKETGGAVGDPVGPGKPVLTVTGAERVVRFQLPVSDGSLAKTGTKVTVELPDGTSAPGEVTGVGKTAKTSDDPQDKTPKIDITVSFDDPAKVRAFDQSPVTVNLTGQTRKGVLSVPVNALLALPGGGFGVEVVEGGRSRDVKVELGMFSDGRVEVSGGGLREGMKVGVPSL is encoded by the coding sequence GTGACCCGCCGCCGACTCCTCGTCGCGCTCACCGTCATCGTCGTCGCGGCGGGCGGCGGCGCCGCCGTCACCGCGTACAGCGCCCCGGAGCAGAAGTCCGCGCCCAAGGACTCCGGCGGCCCGTCCGCGACGGCCACGGTCCAGCGCGGTGACCTCACCGACAGCAGCCGGCAGACCGGCACCCTCGGCTACGCCAAGGAGCGCCGCATCAACGCCGGGCCCTCCGGCACCCTCACCTGGATCGCGGGCGCCGGCTCCACCATCGAGCGCGACGAACGGCTGTACGAGGTCGACGGCCGGCCCGTCCGGCTCATGTACGGCAGCGGGCCGATGTACCGGACGCTGAAGCCCGGCGACGAAGGCCGGGACGTCGAGGAGCTGGAGGAGAACCTCCGCGACCTCGGCCTCGGTTCCGGTCTCGCCGTCGACGACACGTACACCGAGGGCACCGCCGACGCCGTCAGACGCTGGCAGGAGTCCCACGACCTGAAGCAGACCGGGCGCGTCGGACCCGACCAGGTCGCCTTCGCGTCCGGCTCCGTCCGGGTGAAGGAGACCGGTGGGGCGGTCGGTGACCCGGTGGGGCCGGGCAAGCCCGTGCTCACCGTGACCGGCGCCGAACGTGTCGTACGGTTCCAGCTGCCGGTGTCCGACGGGTCCCTGGCGAAAACCGGCACCAAGGTCACGGTCGAACTGCCCGACGGCACCAGCGCGCCCGGCGAGGTGACGGGCGTCGGCAAGACCGCGAAAACCAGCGACGACCCGCAGGACAAGACGCCGAAGATCGACATCACGGTGTCCTTCGACGACCCGGCCAAGGTCAGGGCGTTCGACCAGTCACCGGTCACCGTGAACCTCACCGGCCAGACCCGCAAGGGCGTCCTGTCCGTCCCCGTCAACGCCCTCCTCGCCCTCCCCGGCGGCGGTTTCGGCGTCGAGGTCGTCGAGGGCGGCCGCAGCCGGGACGTGAAGGTCGAGCTGGGCATGTTCTCCGACGGCCGGGTCGAGGTCAGCGGCGGCGGGCTGCGCGAGGGCATGAAGGTCGGGGTGCCGTCCCTGTGA
- a CDS encoding ABC transporter ATP-binding protein produces MNTVVRLTGVTKEYAGGVTALDGVDLSVTAGELVGIVGPSGSGKSTLLHIVGTLDRPTAGRVEIAGHDVAELTDRRLSALRARHIGFVFQAFHLVPGVSARDNVAEGLLYSGLPRARRRALAAEALARVGLADRQGHRPHELSGGQKQRVAIARAVVGRPDLLLADEPTGALDTASGEAVMELLHALNDEGATIAVITHDTEIAGRLPRQVRLRDGRIVADTRKVAA; encoded by the coding sequence GTGAACACGGTCGTCCGGCTGACCGGCGTCACCAAGGAGTACGCGGGCGGCGTCACGGCGCTCGACGGCGTCGACCTCTCCGTCACGGCGGGCGAGCTGGTCGGGATCGTCGGCCCGTCCGGATCCGGCAAGTCCACGCTGCTGCACATCGTCGGCACCCTCGACCGGCCGACGGCGGGGCGGGTGGAGATCGCCGGGCACGACGTGGCGGAACTGACCGACCGGCGGTTGTCGGCGCTGCGCGCCCGGCACATCGGCTTCGTGTTCCAGGCGTTCCACCTGGTGCCGGGGGTCAGCGCCCGGGACAACGTGGCGGAAGGACTCCTCTACTCCGGCCTGCCTCGCGCCCGGCGCCGCGCGCTGGCCGCCGAGGCGCTGGCCCGGGTCGGGCTCGCCGACCGCCAGGGGCACCGGCCGCACGAGCTGTCCGGCGGGCAGAAACAGCGGGTCGCGATCGCCAGAGCGGTCGTCGGCCGGCCGGACCTGCTGCTCGCCGACGAACCGACCGGGGCGCTGGACACGGCGTCCGGGGAGGCGGTGATGGAGCTGCTGCACGCCCTCAACGACGAGGGCGCCACCATCGCCGTCATCACACACGACACGGAGATCGCCGGACGACTGCCGCGTCAGGTGCGGCTCCGGGACGGGCGGATCGTCGCGGACACCAGGAAGGTGGCGGCCTGA